The Raphanus sativus cultivar WK10039 chromosome 2, ASM80110v3, whole genome shotgun sequence genome includes a region encoding these proteins:
- the LOC130501764 gene encoding uncharacterized protein LOC130501764, with the protein MGDYTIQISSRLINQLAEGDNQPKRKAKKTKPKVSPQSKADQAKTHHHAEKPKPMAEPPTQSPPFFFPVPQQAAANTELELIKSVLKEGEKVLEKVERQERSIVHEVAERANDLREKEFKIPEPKPMPCSSDHEAWKKCYEENVGNPLKCSGLVMRFQDCARLFRQQVSSKQT; encoded by the coding sequence ATGGGCGATTACACAATTCAGATAAGTTCAAGGCTGATCAATCAGTTAGCTGAAGGCGACAATCAACCAAAGAGGAAGGCGAAGAAAACCAAACCCAAAGTGTCACCTCAGAGCAAGGCAGACCAAGCGAAAACACACCACCATGCAGAGAAACCAAAGCCAATGGCAGAACCACCGACGCAGTCACCACCATTCTTCTTCCCAGTACCGCAACAAGCAGCAGCAAACACGGAGCTGGAATTGATAAAGTCCGTTTTGAAAGAGGGTGAGAAGGTTCTTGagaaagtggagagacaagAAAGGAGCATTGTTCATGAAGTGGCCGAGAGAGCCAATGATCTGAGGGAGAAAGAGTTTAAGATCCCGGAACCGAAACCAATGCCTTGCTCTTCGGATCACGAAGCGTGGAAGAAATGCTACGAGGAGAATGTTGGCAACCCTTTGAAATGTAGCGGTCTGGTTATGAGATTCCAGGATTGCGCGCGCCTGTTCAGACAGCAAGTGAGTTCTAAGCAAACGTAG